CATTACCTGGCCAGCGCAAGAACCGTCGCCAACAAACGGCGGCGAGTATTGCACGGTAATGGTGCAGCGTCATGCCCCGACCTTTGGTGGATTGACCGTGGGGGGAGGCTCTAGAGCGGTACTTCCTGCCTGCCCCACCCCTGTGGCGAGGGAGCTTGCTCCCGCTGGGCTGCGCAGCGGCCCAAAAACCCAAGCACGCGGTTTTTCAGTTAAATCGCGGTGGGTTCAATGGGAGTGCTTCGCACTCCAGCGGGAGCAAGCTCCCTCGCCACAGTGAATGCGCGGCGATAGAAATATGTACTCAATAATTCCGGGGTCAGGGCACCTATCAGGCTGCTAGCGTCAATTCATCTGGAGCAGCAAGGAATGCAATGGAATGCCAACTCGCCCTCAATCACATCGCCTGAGAACCGGCAGATTCAGTGAGCCCGGCAGGGCTTACCTGGTAACGGCTGTCACCCACAATCGCAAACCCCTGTTTGCCGACTTTCGCCTTGGCCGTCTGTTGGTAAGAGAGTTCAGGCGCGCCCATGAGCAAAAATGGGCAAGCTCCGTAGCCTGGGTCATCATGCCTGACCACTTCCATTGGCTGGTCCAACTTGAGCAACACAGC
This genomic window from Pseudomonas sp. Bout1 contains:
- a CDS encoding REP-associated tyrosine transposase; protein product: MPTRPQSHRLRTGRFSEPGRAYLVTAVTHNRKPLFADFRLGRLLVREFRRAHEQKWASSVAWVIMPDHFHWLVQLEQHSLPQLMQAIKSRSTNTINRARNSTGAFWQNGYHDRGIRDGEDLRHVARYIIANPIRAGLVTRAGDYPLWDACWL